From Onychostoma macrolepis isolate SWU-2019 chromosome 05, ASM1243209v1, whole genome shotgun sequence:
AACGACTGCATTTGTGTGTCCTTCGCTACATCCAGAATGACTTGTCCCGATATGAAATCCCCGCTGGTGAAGGTATTGCTCTGATTGATAGGATTGTAAgtaacagaaatgtttttcaCAGTGAGGGACATCTTGTCGCTTGGTGCAATATCCGCTTTTGACGTTTGAACTCAATGAAATCACTTTATAGGCACGCGCTTGCTGCGCGCTATGTGGACTTCCATCTGTAGGTGGGACATAGTTGGAGGCTAGGGCTGTGTGCCGTGCGCCAGGCTGTAAAACAAGATGGCATAATTCGAAAGGTGCGTTCGGCTTCGGCTTCGGCTTCTGCCTGGATTTAAAAGGCAAAATTAGCCTTTTGTAGTCGGGGGAAGAGTTGAAAACAGAGCCGTCAGCGGTGATTATCACCAATTGGCCTGTTTCTCAGATAGAAAGTGTGAATTTTACATATAGCGTACAGAAGCACTTTCCATTCAACAGGTAAGTGCCTGTATGTACATGTAGAAAGTTCTGGCCTTGTATTGCCTAACCTATTTTAAGAATAAGTGGGCTGCATATTTTTATCGGTTTTAATTTGATAAACAtgacataatatatatttataatttataataatatataggcctacccTTTGGATTTGAGAAAGAAAActgcatgcattttaaattaatttataaacagatttgaatttaattcaGTAGCATGTATCCTGAATTACAAatgagcagtgttgggcacgttactttaaaaaagtaattagttatagttactagttacttctcacaaatagtaactgagttagtaactgagttacatcattataaaagtaactaattaccagggaaagtaactattgtgttactttaaaaaaaaaaaaaaaatgttcaaatatgtcaaataacttggatgcccccaatattaaattaatgaaatggacacttaatagaataaattattattataaaacattgtacactaatctattttaatatttctgtgggacaatgtgagagacatctatcaaattcaatatattattgcaaatagtattaaccaattatatatatataaagcttacgtttgtaaaatggcacagtttttttttttttttttatatctgacacgtagcatcagtcagtcaagcattataatctgatattatgataatttagcattatatgatgatTTAGCATTATATACTTTAGTAAttatttgtcatgttgactgaaCTGGTGGTGCttattatttgtcatttagtgtttcgataaaaaaaaggggggggggggggaaccccaaaaaataatactgataagataacaaaaatactacgaattctactactaataacaatataaaacgcccTAAGGATCAATGAGCTgttgggttcatgaatattaatcacgttgtctgcattcgctcgaattgatttgctgaaatcaaaacagggacgataataggtgagcgccagccaatgagattgtcgcttgcgcataagttccgcccactaccagtgaaaccggcagttctcaaaagctgaagaattccaaaggaactccgttattttgacagaaaaatacaacaaagaatatcgtttacatgtagcgcgtcagttctgcatgttatgaaagactctcctGGCAATATATGGCACCTGctcagatatatatattttttttaagatttgcaTACACTGGTGCAGAGACGAAAAACAACCAAAATGTTCTTCCGCAAGACAcaagcagttttattttatttatttttaccgaTAGAGAGTAAAAAGTTACATAGGAGCTTTAAAGAGTAAATCTATATCTAAATttcaactaataataaactacaCTGTTTTCCACCTGTTAACAAGATAATATGAGTCTATAATATGAgtaaattcagttttatatttcatacataaatagaaatacataaaatatattattcagtCAAACTATAGTGTCACAGTATGTTCAAAAAAAATTGTCTATATTGTTGTAACTTAGTTTAAGTTCTGAATAAACTTTGTAACAGAAGTTCCTGgtaaatccataactttttatGAAACTGATGGTAAAtttacactataaaaaaaactgttgtttcaaaaaaaatgttcatgctGCCTTAAAGTTGTCACTTGGTACAATTTAACATTTCAAGTtgaataaatgtacaattttaaagcagcacaaatgcttactttaatttgaaacatttaaaaaaaatacagtactcTACTTAAAGCAAGCAGGATTTAGCTTTTTCATGGGATGTAAAATATAGCACTATACTGAAGGTtcagaaatacaaaaataaatagtatagaATGTTGTTAGCTTATTAACAGTCAACATCACTACCTGTAATATAAAAGGCTACATGTACAAATCATTCCAGAAttctacataaaacaataacaataaaagaaGACTAAGGTGATTCTAAAATCACTTTGTCAAGATTTTTCAGTGTGGTCTGGCAACTGTGGATATAATTGATATTCCTGATAAGCAGGTGGATCTGATGGGTCAGACTGATGTGAAACTGAAGGACCAAATTGACCTCGACGTCCAGGGTAACCAGGAACAGGAAACTGATTCAAAGGAGGTCCATAGTAGCCCGGAGATCCAAACTGACCAGGTGGTCCAACCACATTAAGTGGTGGGGCTTGTGGAGCCATAGGAGGTGGGTTGAGGTACATATTGCTTTCTGGTGGTTGATTCCAGATTCCAAAGTCACTGTTTGTAGCCCCTGAGACAGGCTGAGGAGGAAGAATCACAACTGGAAATTTGATCTCTGGATCTGAGGCATACGGTACATCCAGGTAGACCTAGACATCAAGAACAGATattgaaaaaacaaattaatgaaattaGGAGCGGGTAATGACAACAGAAACCCATCTCTCTTTGAGATAAACAATCAGCACATCccttaatttaaaatacagttaacaCGTCATTAttcatctttaaataaaaaatagaacacCGAGATATGCCATTCGTGTCTATGCTTTAGATCAGCGGTGGGGaatgttgatcctggagggccactctcctgcagagtttagctccaaccctgaaaaaccctgaaaaaaaataaatatacctaactgcatcctgaaaaccttgattagctgcttcaggtgtgtttgattagggttggagctaaactcttcaGGATCAACGTTCTGCACCCCTGCTTTAGATGCTAAAACTCACCCTGAGTCTGTACTCAACCTTGAGGATCCTACAGTTTAGGATAGAGATGGTAAGGCTGGGTGGAATGGACAGCACTTTGGTGAAAGTTTTCTTTGAGTTTGGCTCAATGGGTTCCCCTTCCTCTTTTAgaagggtgtgtgtgtgaagtcttctcttgccTCTTGGaaaaaaactgtgtttttcaTACAAGCAGTATTTTAGTTTGATTGCACGGGAAGAACTGTTCTGAACTTCAGCCAAAACTTTCAAGCCCTCCCCTGTAGCAAGACACAATGAAACAATTAGGTCAAAATCGCAGAGTAAAATAATCACTAGAAACTATGACTCTGTCTGGCTTTTGACAAAACAGACCTCTTAATTCAGAATCATATTACATATGAGAcataaaaatacactgaaaattaataaagaaatctGTATAGATAATATTGATTATATGCATAAGTTTTGCGCGAACTCTAAATTACGCTAATGTTTtcctaaaagaaaaaacaaacaagtaaaacCAGTTCTACAAGTGGTGCGCGGGTTTAGATGGGGAGTTGATTTCGAGCCTGAAATGTGTAACTTCTTTGTCAATTATTACAACAGCTGAAAACACATTATCTAAAAAGACCTAATTCATCATCTTAATCTACTTGATTACACAAGAGTGCTCACAGACCGCAAACATGAAACTCAAGAATGGAAAAGTCCATCTACCAGTGTT
This genomic window contains:
- the LOC131540979 gene encoding arrestin domain-containing protein 3-like, yielding MSLTVKNISVTYNPINQSNTFTSGDFISGQVILDVAKDTQMQSLSVKIKGKAEVCWTERHGKTTVVYSDKEKYYSVESFFVREDKTHGNEMLKDPSGQPYSSVVAPGRHVYPFTFQLPLQHFPPTFKGLVGKVVYTLETKLSRSMRISSKDKTEFHYVPRPDVSNPELMAPQYGTKDKQMKLFTSGSVSMNINTDKMGYYLGEGLKVLAEVQNSSSRAIKLKYCLYEKHSFFPRGKRRLHTHTLLKEEGEPIEPNSKKTFTKVLSIPPSLTISILNCRILKVEYRLRVYLDVPYASDPEIKFPVVILPPQPVSGATNSDFGIWNQPPESNMYLNPPPMAPQAPPLNVVGPPGQFGSPGYYGPPLNQFPVPGYPGRRGQFGPSVSHQSDPSDPPAYQEYQLYPQLPDHTEKS